aacacaacttctggtatattttgctcatgttgtagcaagtagttgtttaaggtgaCCATTGCTTGAAAGACATCTTTTGACGATACATTTGCAACAACACAATTATCATCTGCCTCTGgatcatttccatcatcattgttcattattgaTTGGATAATTTCTTCGTTGTAGGCGATTCCGTAACTGCATCATTCTCGCTAGGATAGTTCAAAAGATGTTCGACATCCATCACATTTCTATAGCATAAATTAGAAATGACATCACTTAATCCTTGGATATCTTCATCTAATTGACCAACTTCTGGTTCAGGAACAATGAAAAATtactataaaataataaatattgatttatcgatagatgaatgatttattcatttatcgataaataaataatctcgttTAATGAATACTTTTTTCGGTCCCAAGGATATAAATTTATCGAGATTTTATTGTAATATGAAATACTTAGGGGGACAATCGGCAACAAATTTAGATAATCtatactttttttattaaaataaaagaaggGCTTGGTTTGGTTGTTCTCATCTTattatttgataattattaattttgggTAATAGGAAATCTGGACTTTTTAAAATCTCATTTACAGATTAGTTTTCCCACTTCTCAAAAAATCTATACACTTTCATTTCATTTGGAAAAAAATGTCCTGATATTTTCCATTCCTCATCTCCTCAAACGCCACAGAGAAGAAGGCGTTCACGAAGAAGATAGATTTGCAGGGGATTTTATAGCGAAGAGAACCATAAACAAGGAAATTACAGCGTCGTTGTCATGGATAAGGAGAAAAACGAAGGCCAAAGCAAACGAAAGGTAAATAATCTTCATGTCATTTCGTTTTAACGTTCATATAGTACATTGTTgcgtttgttgttgctgtttgtgTTTGGGTTTGCGTTCATATTACGGGTGAACATGGTCTGGTTTAGTCCAAAAATCGAACCAAATCAAATTGGATCGaaccaaattattattttttaggacCGAACCAAACTGAATTACAATTCAGTTTGGTTTGGACTGAACCGAATTATTTCGATCCGGTCTGGTTTGATTCATGTTTGGACCGAATAGAAGAGAATTAACTGATTTCTTTTTTGGAAGATTTTTTTGTTCTTATGAAAGagaataaaaaagataaagtaAATACCAATAAAAATGAATTAGAACTCTTTAACATTTAATACTTAATACTTActagaaaataattttaaaataaaaatggaagCATGGCAGGGCATGCCATTAGTTGTGGAAGCCTTTGTTTTAGAAGCACTAATTTGTGCATTGATACAGCACTAATTTTTTAGCATGTATGTGTTGTCAATGTACAAATTTATGcacaatataattttaaaacccATTGGATTATACAGCACTAATTTGTGCACTTGAGCATAAGTATAATATATCACTAAATACTAATTTGAATATTAACACGCCTAGACACGTTTTTAGTTGTATAATTCGGTTCAGTTTTCTTCGGTTTTAAACCGAACTGAATCGAAAACCAAATTGTCTGAAAATTTAGAACCAAACCAAATTGAATTACAATTCGGTTTGGTTTGGTCCGGTTTTTTCGGTCCAGCTTTTCGGTTTTTGAGTTTTTTGGTTTGGTTCTGCTCACCCCTAGTTCATATAGTAGATTGTTGTGTTTGCTGTTACTGCAACCTATACTATATTGCGTTTGCTGTTGCTGTGACAACAATGGGGTGTGTAGTTTGAAAACGCGACATAGTATAGTTTCTATACTATAGTAGATTGTTGTGTTTACTGTTTGTGTTTGCTATTACTGCAACCTATACTATGTCGTGTTTGCTGTTGATGTGACAACAATGGGGTGTGTAGTCTGAAAACGCGACAGAGTATAGTTTCTATACTATGTCGCGTTATTTGAAAACGCGACAAATGCGACATAGTATAGTTTCTGTTCTCTCCCGCGTTATCAAAATAACGAGACAAAAGCGATAGAGTATAGTTTCTGTTAGTTAAAAACGCGACAGAGTACAGTTTATGTTCTCTGTCGCGTTATTTGTAAACACGATAAACGTGACAGAGTATAGTTTCTATTCTCTGTCGCATTATTTGAAAACGCgacatattttatttcttattttttgtcTTGTTGATTGTTAACACGACAAACACGACAACAATTATATCTGCAACATGATCAAAAGGTATCAGAAAAGAACAAAAGGAGAAAGAGTAACATAAACTTCAAGTACTCATATGCAATAAATCCAACCGCTCAAGTATCTAACATGTTTAATATGACATGATGTAAGGTTATTAGTGACAAATTGACCCCCAAACAAAGTACATTAAGTACTCGAAGTCCTCGAGTAGCTTGCAGAACTTGAGATATTACTTGGCATCCGTATTACATTTGGAAGTGGATGATGACAATTTAACCTATTATGTCCCACACCTGTTACATGTTGTGCGAACTACTTCTTCGCCTTGAGATGGTATTCTGCGTTGACTCTTTGGTCGTCCCTTAAATGACTTACTAAGAACTTTAGGAGGCAGAATTCTCATAGGGGGTTCGCAGGTCGTCCATTCTGATTGGTGACCAACTAGATATATAGACTCGACCCCAATTTCACTTTTTGGTTCTTGTGGTAAGGATCAACCCACTAATATGCATCCGTTAAATTAAATGTAACAGCAACCTGACATATGTGTTCACATGGAAGCCCGGATAGTTGCCATTTCCTACAAGTGCATGTTTTTTCGTTCAAATCCACAATCCCACCCTTTCTTCGATCACCGACATCAAACATGTGTTGATCGACATGACTACAAGAAGATCTTACAGATTTCAAAACATCTCGTTTCAGTTTCTCCTCGGCTCATTCAGATAAAAACGATTATCGTTCTCATGACATTGATGAAATGAccaactaaattataaattattttaaaataacataCCTGCTATAGTGCATCTTTTGTAAGACCACATTTGAAGGATAGACCTTATAAACTTGACCACCATTGTGATCGATAAACGTCCACCTTTCCCTATAGTAGTATTGAATGATTCAAAAATATTTATGGTCATGATGTTATACCGACAAGTGGAAAAATAGACATGTGGCCATTTCTCTATTCCATCTTGCTCTAAATATGTGCATCGGGATATAAAGCAAATAGTCTAACGAATGATTCGTCAAAATCAGAAGTTCGATATGCTTTTGTAGTCTTCAAAAATACAACATCTATATTTTTAACGGCCTTGAATCTGCCCTTCATATTTTGTTTCAAATGAAATACACAAGCTCCATGTATCGCATTTGGAAAACCAAATTCAATGCATGTTCAATGCTCTTGTGTCTATCTGAAATTATGGCTATATCTTCGACATCGTCGATCCATTCCTTAACCTTGGTCAAAAACCAAGTATGTGATTCGTTACTTTCCCTATGTCCAATATAAAAGGCAAGTGGAAAAATCTTATTGTTACCATCTttaccaacaacaacaaacaatatGTCTAgatatttaccttttaaaaaGGTTTTGTCAACACAAAGAGCTAGACGAATATGTTCTTTAAATGCTCTAATTGATGCACCAAAAGCTAGGAAAAAGCATTTGAAgtgatcatcatcatcagttTCAATATGTATCACTGTACTCGGGTTCTTAGCCTTCAATGTCACATAATAATCCAATAACAACATGTATGACTCCTCAGGTGAACCACTTTGAGCTTTTAAGGCCCAACTTCTTGCTCTCTAAGCTTGCATGTAAGAGATGTTAATTTTGTAATCATGTTGGAAATCTTCAgcaatgttaattggtcattacACTCGATTCGAGAGATTAAACTTATCTTTAAGTAGTGTTCCTGCAACTCGTTTCACCGTCTGTCTATGATGTGATaatattgttggggtttagtgtcctatagacaattgttccaggatataaacctaatgtaaatgaattgttctttatatcatttgttttaataagatatggtttcataactgtataaaggcaacctcc
The DNA window shown above is from Euphorbia lathyris chromosome 1, ddEupLath1.1, whole genome shotgun sequence and carries:
- the LOC136218463 gene encoding uncharacterized protein — protein: MPKSVIFLRVNCKYESGESISFPTSQKIYTLSFHLEKNVLIFSIPHLLKRHREEGVHEEDRFAGDFIAKRTINKEITASLSWIRRKTKAKANERVRVVGTTIATVDRTTKENEKKEKKGRMKEVATSILFAGKGE